The region TAGTTGTGCCTTTAATAGTTGCAAAGCCTTTTGCATGTAGCCCCGCCAAAGCATATTTGAGATAAACCATAGCAATGGGGCAGTAAGAAAAGATTTCGCTTTAAACGCATATCGCCACTCGATATGCGTTTCGCCTGATGGTGTACTGCTAAACCACCACTCCCCATCGGCTTCGATTGTAAGCAACCGCAAAATACCCGTAAAATGGCTTACGTTGTAACTAAAATAATTTGGGAGGTCGTATTTAGTGAGCATTTCCTGAACTGAACT is a window of Deltaproteobacteria bacterium DNA encoding:
- a CDS encoding SRPBCC family protein is translated as FSSTVTTEVSVNQLEAFENIVPIDLTSIFTGYSLLPAVTGTKKQTGAWDGAGQTRTVLLADGSSVQEMLTKYDLPNYFSYNVSHFTGILRLLTIEADGEWWFSSTPSGETHIEWRYAFKAKSFLTAPLLWFISNMLWRGYMQKALQLLKAQLLEKNIR